The following nucleotide sequence is from Aspergillus luchuensis IFO 4308 DNA, chromosome 1, nearly complete sequence.
TATCCTGCCAAACGCATACAAGACAGCATTCTTTCGGCAACAGTTTAGATATCTTCCTCGGGAGCCAAATCCCATTTCCGAGTCGCCATCTTTCTCTGCCTCTTGCCGGGTGAACAAGTGGGCTGCGGAGCAGGAGAAAACATGCTATCCGCAAGCTTCAGCTGGTCCATTCGCTTGAGAGCGACCTCGATGTCACTTTCGCGTCCTAGGATGTTGGAGTTGCGAGAAGTCTCCAGAGTATTCTTCGACCGGGACTTCTTGGTAGGAGAGCGGCAATTCAGCGCGCGTTCCAGGGCTGCAATCTTGCTGCGAAGCTGGTCGTTCTCGAACTCGAGATCTTCGACCCGCTCGTCTGAGGAGGGTTGGGGGTCTTCGTGAACTGGAGAGGTTGTGAGCATCTTCAGTGGGAGGATGTTTGTGGCCACAACTTACTTTGAAATCCTCGGGACACGATTTCAATCTTCTTGTCGAGATGCTCGTCATTAAAACCAGACTGGTTTGATTAGTATGCGGTGGATTAGACTGCACTCGAATGAGACCTACTTGTTGGTCCAAGGCATTTTGCCATCTCTttcgctcctcttccattcgcTCGTCCATCTCATTCCAACATTCTTCGCGCACTTCTTGCTCGATCATGATGCATCGTTCTTCGCTTGCCTTGAGTCTCAGCTCGAAATCGGTCCTGAgtatctcttcttcagcaagTCTCACTGAGAGAGATTCATTCTCTGCCGTCAGTCTTGCGATCTCTGCCAGGGCCTTCTCAAGCTCTTCGTTTGTGCCCATGCTGGGAGTGTTGCGTCCACTAGCGGATCCGTGACGAGATCCAAGCGTGCTGGACAAGATAGACTCGGCAATTGAGGGAGCTCTAGGTACGGCAACTTCACGAGCCAATGCCGAGTAACGCAGGATTTGGGAAGTCGCGTTGTAGTCACCCATAGGATCGGCAGTGACTATCATGATAGCCTTCTGTGGGTGACGGTTGAGGCCAGTAGCCTGGTTGGAAGACGGGAAGGAGTTCGAGAAAAGCAGTTCAGTGAGTTTGCATTGTCTGAACGGAACCATGGCAGCCTATTTATGTTAGCAGCCTTTCGGGAACTGATAACAATTCTGTATCCTAGCATACCTTATTTCCGTCCTGTATGTCACTCTGCATCTGAAGGCATTGCCCAAGGTACATCAAACTCTCGTTGATCTTGCCGGCCTCTGCAAGGGTCGAACCAGCCGTTTTAGCAGTTCGCGCGCGCTCAGAACCTGTTCGTGTTAGCTTTATAACAGCAAGCGAAGAGTCATACTAACCAGCAAGATCTGCCACCGTGAGGGTGTTGCCTATCCAAGTTTCTTCGCCAGTCCTCTTGTTTCGCATTCTTCTTTTGACTTCCAAACAGAAGAAACCATGACTGCGAGAGCTGACGCTGTTGGCTCCGGTTCCAGTGACCTTGCGCTCAGTAAGGCCAACTTCAAGCACCGACAGAGCCTCCTCGTAGGTGCTGCATGCTATCTTGCGTAGTCCCGCAACAACCTTCCGGTCAGGGGACCCTTCCGTTGGCTTGAAAAACAATGCCCTGCGTCGGTCCTTCTGCGCATTGCCTCCCTGACGGGACATAGTACTTCCCTGGCCAGGTACTATAGCAGGTGACAGCAGATCAAAGATGCGATCATTATAAACTTCGTACATTGACACCAGGACGACATATTCGGAGTTAGGGTTGAGCTCCATGGTGAGGTGACTGACATCGGGCGAGCGAAGCAGGCCGTTAGGACGTTGGGGCATATTGCGACGGGGGAATATAAGTGCAGGTGTCGGTTCCTTTGCCGGTTGAGACATGTTAGCACGAGCGGTTTTACCAGAAGTCAAGTGAGTGCACGAGTCGTGCTTCATCTTTTCTCTCAATTTAGGATGCATGGTGAGAAGATTGATGTAGCATGTTCTCGAGAGAGATTCGCTGTATATTTTGGAATAGGGACCAGTGTGGGCTGCGGCTAAGGGGGAAAACCGTGCGGTGCCTTGCAGCGGAGCTTTGAGGGGAGGGCGCCATACCGTCATAGGGGTAGCTCTTCCAGTACTCATCGGCGTTTGGGCTCTTGAGTTCCTTCCACGTTCGGCAGGGTCGCCATACACAGCCTCGAGGAATGTCTGCGCCGTGAACATTTGGGCTTCGGAAGCATCTGACGCGGCCACAGtggacagaagaagagggctAATGGAATTGTCGGGTGGCCTGATAGTCGAGGCCAAGGAGTTGAAGATAAGGTCAAGACTCATCTGGGTAATTCCTCGCTGCGACTTCGAACCTAGGATTGTATGGCTCTGCAGGTTGTCCTTGTCAGTACATGTTCAAGGTCATTCATGGTGCTGCGGTGGACTCGACCTTTCCGCTACCTGTCACTCCCAACGTTGCAATAAGGCTGTCCCTACCCTCAACCAATACACCCCTAATCAGAGACTCCAACTCGGTGCCATGGAAGACGTCTAGCTGAGACGCTGACTCTTCGAACACCTTGGTGAAGCCGAACCTTTCAACGGCACGCTTTCGCGAATCGGATGGGGGTTGCAGGGTGATATGGGTGGGAGAGGCGGCTGCCGTCTCCTGGTCATCTTCAACAGTGACCTTTGGCTCTGGAGTCTCGATTGTCAAGCATCGTTCAGCGTGCTCCTCCAAATGCTGCGGCATTGGTGGCCGCAGGCGGAGGTACACCTGGAATAGAGATGCGGGGGAGGACTTTGTCGAGCTCATGGTGGGTAGCAGTCCACGTTGTCTGTTCACATTCGATTGAACAGAGTGGAGTAACTGCGAGATGTCGTGCGTCTTTGGGCGGATATGAGGTCCAGATCGAAGCACCAtcgaagctggagaaggcgagaCTTTCCCCAGGCCAGCAATCACGTTATGTTGACTTTGCCCTTTCGGGTTGGTGTCGTGTTGTCCTGACAACTGGTGGCGCATGATGTAAGCTCGTATTTGTGTGCCTGCAGATTCAGGCGGGAATTAGAGTTTCTAGTGCGAAAGATGGCCTTAGTGCCTGAAGTTGCGCCCGGCTCAGCCTTGCTCGTATTCGCTACTCTTGGCGCTTGTTGTAATCCAGCAACTATCTAACTTCATGAGCCAGGTGGTTGCCCTTGTGACGTGCCAATGGTCTTTGTGAGATGCCACATCTGGTTCTCAGCCATCGCATGTGGAGCCGCGTAGGAAACTCAGGGTCTTTATTGCAGTACCCAAGTCAATAAGGTTGAGGCGATGTTTTCGCGGGCCCAATAAGCCAATCTCCCAGGCTCATGGCTTGGATCAGGCACTAACCCAAAACGGTG
It contains:
- a CDS encoding kinesin family protein (COG:Z;~EggNog:ENOG410PGNR;~InterPro:IPR036961,IPR027417,IPR027640,IPR001752;~PFAM:PF00225,PF16796;~go_function: GO:0003777 - microtubule motor activity [Evidence IEA];~go_function: GO:0005524 - ATP binding [Evidence IEA];~go_function: GO:0008017 - microtubule binding [Evidence IEA];~go_process: GO:0007018 - microtubule-based movement [Evidence IEA]), with translation MRHQLSGQHDTNPKGQSQHNVIAGLGKVSPSPASMVLRSGPHIRPKTHDISQLLHSVQSNVNRQRGLLPTMSSTKSSPASLFQVYLRLRPPMPQHLEEHAERCLTIETPEPKVTVEDDQETAAASPTHITLQPPSDSRKRAVERFGFTKVFEESASQLDVFHGTELESLIRGVLVEGRDSLIATLGVTGSGKSHTILGSKSQRGITQMSLDLIFNSLASTIRPPDNSISPLLLSTVAASDASEAQMFTAQTFLEAVYGDPAERGRNSRAQTPMSTGRATPMTVWRPPLKAPLQGTARFSPLAAAHTGPYSKIYSESLSRTCYINLLTMHPKLREKMKHDSCTHLTSGKTARANMSQPAKEPTPALIFPRRNMPQRPNGLLRSPDVSHLTMELNPNSEYVVLVSMYEVYNDRIFDLLSPAIVPGQGSTMSRQGGNAQKDRRRALFFKPTEGSPDRKVVAGLRKIACSTYEEALSVLEVGLTERKVTGTGANSVSSRSHGFFCLEVKRRMRNKRTGEETWIGNTLTVADLAGSERARTAKTAGSTLAEAGKINESLMYLGQCLQMQSDIQDGNKAAMVPFRQCKLTELLFSNSFPSSNQATGLNRHPQKAIMIVTADPMGDYNATSQILRYSALAREVAVPRAPSIAESILSSTLGSRHGSASGRNTPSMGTNEELEKALAEIARLTAENESLSVRLAEEEILRTDFELRLKASEERCIMIEQEVREECWNEMDERMEEERKRWQNALDQQSGFNDEHLDKKIEIVSRGFQIHEDPQPSSDERVEDLEFENDQLRSKIAALERALNCRSPTKKSRSKNTLETSRNSNILGRESDIEVALKRMDQLKLADSMFSPAPQPTCSPGKRQRKMATRKWDLAPEEDI